One stretch of Chaetodon auriga isolate fChaAug3 chromosome 18, fChaAug3.hap1, whole genome shotgun sequence DNA includes these proteins:
- the atp5mj gene encoding ATP synthase F(0) complex subunit j, mitochondrial isoform X1, with product MKMAGQFFSNWWTKMRPYYGKVHQEVWVGLALMTYAYYKISYGGKKAVKDKPAH from the exons ATGGCTGGACAGTTTTTTTCAAATTGGTGGACCAAGATGAGACCTTACTACGGGAAGGTACACCAGGAGGTGTGGGTTGGACTTGCCCTCATGACATATGCATACTACAAAATCTCCTATGGTG GTAAGAAGGCAGTGAAGGACA AGCCTGCCCATTGA
- the atp5mj gene encoding ATP synthase F(0) complex subunit j, mitochondrial isoform X2, translating to MAGQFFSNWWTKMRPYYGKVHQEVWVGLALMTYAYYKISYGGKKAVKDKPAH from the exons ATGGCTGGACAGTTTTTTTCAAATTGGTGGACCAAGATGAGACCTTACTACGGGAAGGTACACCAGGAGGTGTGGGTTGGACTTGCCCTCATGACATATGCATACTACAAAATCTCCTATGGTG GTAAGAAGGCAGTGAAGGACA AGCCTGCCCATTGA